In the Candidatus Equadaptatus faecalis genome, one interval contains:
- the gspD gene encoding type II secretion system secretin GspD: MKKIVAVLLAVLLIAGVCILPAPAADQNEENLVTAAKEMRKTGKVQMNFTELEISKFIHFMSEVLGENIVVDPAVSGKVSVVSPKEIPLKEARQVMLSVLEMNNLAIQDMGGFAKVVPLSAGPSTSSEVYSGDYSVEPGEAVAVQVVPLKYVKADFVIAPLKASLPGLNASSAGSGASVVLTGKQTLLNKAAKIIRTIDNQDSVRSIKVYQLKHAGAKSLETIFNAMGKDMTSKLAGIVAVGDPRTKQLSVIGGAQAQRETARVLKQLDVPSRAQNYHVYKLQNADAKTVAEQLTKVLSGLASAKAASGDSAASASGRATVVPDLPTNTLVFTASQEEFDSLKSVLKELDVRPRQVLLRGLIAEVNLTKLKGAGIDWAAWGGKMMGDVVGAANVQIGNTSVPNEVMSLYEKMVTREEYKTDDRGNGYTTTNTDGAGLVYAYVKLLNKYDAINVLSMPQIMCTDNLESHLQVGQVIPQLKGSLTDKTNTTSVTNSYDYKDVGLILTLTPHIRSGDLVALDIQQSTEELLTTTASNTPITSKREIKTNVLAANGQTIVLGGMIKETEKVMRSRVPFFSYIPLIGHLFRSSDKEREKIDLMVFLTPEILQSPDDATRVTDNVVNRRNSLSPAEFEQLRKNSKDFEKATSKREVETPLLNPLTEEEKAAKAEKEKKKKEQSSEGTEE, from the coding sequence AAATTCATTCATTTCATGTCGGAAGTTCTCGGGGAAAACATAGTTGTTGACCCTGCTGTTTCCGGCAAGGTGTCCGTTGTTTCGCCCAAGGAAATCCCGCTTAAGGAAGCACGGCAGGTCATGCTTTCCGTGCTTGAAATGAATAATCTTGCCATTCAGGATATGGGCGGTTTTGCAAAGGTGGTGCCTCTCAGCGCGGGTCCCAGCACGAGCAGCGAGGTTTATTCGGGCGATTACAGCGTAGAGCCGGGGGAAGCCGTTGCCGTCCAGGTCGTGCCCTTGAAATACGTCAAGGCGGATTTTGTCATAGCGCCTCTCAAAGCCTCCCTGCCCGGTCTCAACGCTTCCTCGGCAGGAAGCGGGGCGTCGGTTGTTTTAACCGGCAAGCAGACGCTGCTGAACAAGGCCGCGAAGATAATCCGCACGATAGACAATCAGGACTCCGTCCGCAGTATAAAGGTATATCAGCTGAAGCACGCCGGAGCGAAATCGCTGGAAACAATTTTTAACGCAATGGGCAAGGATATGACGTCAAAGCTCGCAGGCATAGTGGCTGTCGGGGATCCGCGCACGAAACAGCTGTCGGTAATCGGCGGCGCCCAGGCGCAGCGCGAAACGGCACGTGTGCTGAAACAGCTTGACGTTCCCTCCCGTGCGCAGAATTATCATGTGTACAAGCTGCAGAACGCTGACGCGAAGACTGTCGCCGAACAGTTGACAAAGGTGCTCTCAGGACTGGCTTCCGCAAAAGCGGCAAGCGGAGATTCCGCCGCTTCCGCGTCGGGAAGGGCAACGGTTGTTCCCGATCTCCCCACGAACACCCTTGTCTTTACCGCTTCACAGGAAGAATTTGACTCTCTCAAATCGGTTCTGAAAGAGCTTGACGTGCGTCCCCGTCAGGTGCTTCTGCGCGGTCTTATCGCCGAAGTCAACCTCACCAAGCTTAAAGGCGCAGGCATTGACTGGGCTGCATGGGGCGGAAAAATGATGGGCGACGTTGTGGGCGCAGCCAACGTTCAGATTGGAAATACCTCTGTTCCTAACGAGGTTATGTCGCTTTACGAAAAAATGGTGACAAGGGAAGAATACAAAACTGACGACAGGGGCAACGGCTACACGACCACAAATACAGACGGCGCCGGTCTTGTGTATGCCTATGTCAAGCTGCTGAACAAATATGACGCGATAAACGTACTTTCCATGCCGCAGATTATGTGTACGGACAACCTTGAAAGCCATCTGCAGGTCGGTCAGGTCATTCCGCAGCTCAAGGGAAGCCTTACGGATAAAACAAACACCACTTCCGTCACGAACAGCTACGATTACAAGGACGTAGGTCTTATCCTGACGCTTACGCCCCATATCCGCAGCGGAGACCTCGTTGCGCTTGACATTCAGCAGAGCACGGAAGAACTGCTGACTACAACGGCTTCGAATACGCCGATTACTTCAAAGCGCGAAATTAAAACGAACGTTCTTGCCGCAAACGGACAGACAATAGTTCTCGGCGGCATGATAAAGGAAACTGAAAAGGTAATGCGCAGCAGGGTGCCGTTCTTCTCGTACATTCCGCTTATAGGACATCTTTTCAGAAGCAGCGACAAGGAACGCGAGAAAATTGACCTTATGGTCTTCCTGACGCCTGAAATTCTCCAGTCGCCCGATGACGCGACGCGCGTCACGGACAACGTTGTCAATCGCAGAAACAGCCTGAGCCCTGCTGAATTTGAGCAGCTCAGGAAAAACAGCAAAGACTTTGAAAAAGCAACGTCAAAACGCGAGGTTGAAACGCCGCTGCTTAACCCTCTGACGGAAGAAGAAAAGGCTGCCAAAGCAGAAAAAGAGAAGAAAAAGAAAGAACAGAGCTCCGAGGGAACGGAAGAATAG
- the tadA gene encoding Flp pilus assembly complex ATPase component TadA, giving the protein MGKNVQAEKILELIPDGVSLDALRDGGFLPLEKNGGQLTAALANVSAVVPAQIFASAAGCSLKTEYVSEEELQKLTEALYDLKSGVADSTLNEIEEVEDLSALARQEVMSDAVDAPVVRLVNGILMEALKERATDIHAEPYEDKLVVRYRTDGVLHDKYTLSKGHQAPFTSRIKVMAGMDIAERFVPQDGRIGISAGERMVDIRVSSLPTQHGERLVLRLLDKARGLLTLEDLGMKPREREELEKLIRRPNGMILFTGPTGSGKSTSLYAILQALARPEVNIITVEDPIEYDLPGVGQVQVNEKAGLTFASTLRSILRQDPDIIMIGEMRDFETAHIGIQSSLTGHLVLSTLHTNDSVSAVTRLTDMGIEPYLAAGSLLGVVAQRLVRRVCPHCAEEIDTWGIVKEAGVAKAKRGRGCEKCAHTGYYGRIGLYEQFNVTPEIREAIARGADAGELRRIARTQDFHTLFELGLEAVRNGETTPEEMLRVVGEA; this is encoded by the coding sequence ATGGGCAAAAACGTTCAGGCCGAAAAAATACTTGAACTGATACCGGACGGCGTAAGTCTTGACGCCCTCCGCGACGGAGGCTTCCTGCCGCTTGAAAAAAACGGAGGACAGCTGACGGCTGCCCTTGCAAACGTGTCCGCTGTCGTTCCGGCGCAGATTTTTGCTTCCGCCGCCGGCTGCTCGCTGAAAACGGAGTACGTTTCCGAAGAGGAACTGCAGAAGCTTACGGAGGCTCTGTATGACCTTAAAAGCGGTGTGGCGGACTCCACTCTGAACGAAATTGAAGAAGTTGAAGACCTTTCCGCCCTTGCCCGTCAGGAGGTTATGAGCGATGCCGTTGACGCGCCTGTCGTGCGTCTTGTGAACGGAATTTTGATGGAAGCGCTTAAGGAACGCGCTACCGACATACACGCAGAGCCTTACGAAGACAAACTTGTGGTGCGCTACCGCACGGACGGCGTTCTGCACGACAAATACACGCTGTCAAAAGGACATCAGGCACCGTTCACCAGCCGTATCAAGGTTATGGCAGGCATGGATATAGCGGAGCGTTTTGTGCCTCAGGACGGCAGAATAGGTATATCCGCGGGAGAGCGTATGGTTGACATACGCGTCAGTTCGCTGCCCACACAGCACGGCGAAAGGCTTGTCCTCCGTCTGCTCGACAAGGCGCGCGGACTTCTTACGCTTGAAGATTTGGGAATGAAACCGCGCGAAAGGGAAGAGCTGGAAAAGCTTATCCGCCGTCCGAACGGAATGATACTTTTTACGGGGCCTACCGGAAGCGGAAAAAGCACCTCGCTTTACGCTATACTGCAGGCACTCGCGCGTCCGGAGGTCAACATAATAACAGTAGAAGACCCTATAGAATACGACCTTCCGGGAGTCGGGCAGGTGCAGGTCAACGAAAAAGCGGGGCTTACCTTTGCCTCCACGCTGCGCTCCATACTCCGTCAGGACCCCGATATAATCATGATAGGCGAAATGCGCGATTTTGAAACGGCGCATATAGGAATACAGTCGTCGCTTACGGGGCATCTTGTCCTCTCGACGCTGCATACAAACGACTCCGTTTCGGCAGTCACCCGTCTGACGGATATGGGCATTGAGCCGTATCTTGCGGCAGGCTCGCTTCTCGGCGTAGTCGCGCAGCGGCTTGTCCGCCGCGTATGTCCGCACTGCGCGGAAGAAATCGACACGTGGGGAATTGTTAAGGAAGCCGGAGTGGCAAAAGCAAAGCGCGGACGGGGCTGTGAAAAATGCGCGCATACAGGCTACTACGGACGTATCGGACTGTACGAGCAGTTTAACGTTACTCCTGAAATCCGCGAAGCCATCGCGCGCGGGGCAGACGCGGGAGAACTTCGCAGAATTGCCCGCACGCAGGACTTCCACACGCTGTTTGAACTCGGGCTTGAAGCTGTCAGAAACGGCGAAACTACGCCCGAAGAAATGCTCCGCGTAGTCGGGGAGGCGTAG